The following coding sequences are from one Mastomys coucha isolate ucsf_1 unplaced genomic scaffold, UCSF_Mcou_1 pScaffold9, whole genome shotgun sequence window:
- the Pcdh20 gene encoding protocadherin-20, giving the protein MRGRGNARSSLVQAVSLRPATWHPCLDMGHLHRPSSRTSHRNLPHVFLLFLFVGPFHCLASYSRATELLYSLNEGLPAGVLIGSLAEDLRLLPRASGRQSQQLLHPEHTAAEGNPPLSFSLASGGLSGQYVTLNNRSGELHTSAQEIDREALCLDRDGGAAWGGSTSIASSPSSDSCLLLLDVLVLPQEYFRFVKVKIAIRDINDNAPQFPISEISVWVPENSPVNTRLAIEHPAVDPDVGINGVQTYRLLDYHGMFTLDVEENENGERTPYLIVMGALDRETQDQYVSIIIAEDGGSPPLLGSATLTIGISDINDNCPLFVDSQINVTVYGNATVGTPVATVQAVDRDLGTNAQITYSYSQKVPQESKDLFHLDEVTGVLKLSSKIGGSVQQTHKLTILANGPGCIPAVITALVSIIKVVFRPPEIVPRYIANEVDGVVYLKELEPVNTPIAFFTIRDPEGKYKINCYLDGEGPFRLAPYKPYNNEYLLETTKPMDYELQPFYEIAVVAWNSEGFHAKKIIKVQLLDDNDNAPVFLQPLIELTIEENNAPNAFLTKLYATDADSGEMGRVSYFLGPDAPSYFSLDSVTGILTVSTQLDREEKEKYRYTVRAVDCGTPPRESVATVALTVLDKNDNSPRFINKDFSFFVPENFPGYGEIGVISVTDADAGRNGWVALSVMNQSDIFVIDTGKGMLRAKVSLDREQQSSYTLWVEAVDGGEPALSSTTKITILLLDINDNPPLVLFPQSNMSYLLVLPSTLPGSPVTEVYAVDKDTGMNAVIAYSIIGRRGPRPESFRIDPKTGNITLEEALLQTDYGLHRLLVKVSDHGYPEPLHSTVMVNLFVNDTVSNESYIESLLRKEPEINIEEKEPQISIEPTHRKVESMSCMPTLVALSVISLGSITLVTGMGIYICLRKGKKHHREDDNLEVQIPLKRKIDLCTRERKPVDISNI; this is encoded by the exons ATGCGCGGCCGAGGGAACGCGCGCAGCTCGCTGGTCCAGGCAGTGAGCTTGCGCCCAGCGACCTGGCACCCTTGCCTGGATATGGGGCATCTACATCGTCCCAGCAGCAGGACCAGCCACAGGAACCTGCCG CatgtttttctgcttttcctcttcGTGGGACCCTTCCATTGCCTCGCGAGTTACAGCCGTGCTACCGAGCTTCTGTACAGCTTAAATGAGGGACTGCCCGCGGGAGTGCTCATAGGCAGCCTGGCAGAGGACCTGAGGCTGCTGCCTCGAGCCTCTGGGAGACAGAGCCAGCAGTTGCTGCATCCAGAGCACACTGCCGCTGAGGGgaacccccctctctctttcagcTTGGCCTCTGGGGGACTGAGTGGCCAGTATGTGACCCTAAACAACCGCTCCGGGGAGCTGCACACTTCTGCACAGGAGATCGACAGAGAAGCATTGTGCCTGGACAGGGATGGAGGGGCTGCCTGGGGCGGCAGTACCTCCAttgcctcctctccttcttctgacTCTTGCCTTTTGCTTCTGGATGTGTTGGTTCTGCCTCAGGAATATTTTAGGTTTGTGAAGGTGAAAATTGCCATCAGGGATATCAATGACAATGCTCCGCAGTTCCCCATTTCTGAAATCTCGGTTTGGGTCCCAGAAAATTCTCCTGTAAATACCCGATTGGCGATAGAGCATCCTGCTGTGGATCCTGATGTAGGCATTAATGGTGTGCAAACGTATCGCTTACTAGACTACCATGGCATGTTTACCCTGGACGTGGAGGAGAATGAGAATGGGGAGCGCACACCCTACTTGATTGTCATGGGTGCTTTGGACAGAGAAACCCAGGACCAGTATGTGAGCATCATCATAGCTGAGGATGGTGGGTCtccaccactgctgggcagtgCCACCCTCACCATTGGCATAAGTGACATTAATGACAATTGTCCTCTCTTTGTAGACTCACAAATTAATGTCACCGTGTATGGAAATGCTACAGTGGGCACCCCAGTAGCAACAGTCCAGGCTGTGGATAGAGACTTGGGGACAAATGCACAGATCACTTATAGTTATAGCCAGAAAGTTCCACAAGAATCCAAGGATTTATTCCATCTGGATGAAGTTACTGGAGTCCTTAAGCTTTCCAGTAAGATTGGTGGGAGTGTTCAGCAGACACATAAGCTCACCATCCTGGCTAATGGGCCTGGCTGTATCCCTGCAGTGATCACTGCTCTTGTGTCGATCATCAAAGTCGTTTTCAGACCCCCAGAAATTGTCCCACGTTACATAGCAAATGAGGTGGATGGTGTTGTGTATCTTAAAGAACTGGAGCCTGTTAATACTCCAATTGCATTTTTCACCATCAGAGATCCAGAAGGTAAATACAAGATTAACTGCTACTTGGATGGTGAAGGGCCATTCAGGCTCGCACCCTACAAGCCTTACAACAATGAATATTTGTTGGAAACCACAAAACCTATGGACTATGAGTTGCAGCCCTTCTATGAAATAGCTgtagtggcctggaactcagaggggTTTCATGCCAAGAAAATCATTAAAGTACAACTCTTAGATGACAATGACAATGCCCCTGTTTTCCTTCAACCCTTGATAGAACTGACCATTGAAGAAAACAATGCACCCAATGCCTTTCTGACGAAGCTCTATGCTACAGATGCTGACAGTGGAGAGATGGGCCGTGTTTCCTACTTCTTGGGACCCGATGCTCCATCTTATTTTTCCTTAGACAGTGTCACTGGGATTCTGACAGTTTCTACTCAGctggacagagaagagaaagaaaagtacaggTACACTGTCCGAGCAGTGGACTGTGGGACGCCACCCAGAGAATCagtggctacagtggccctcacTGTGTTGGATAAAAATGACAACAGTCCGAGGTTCATCAACAAGGACTTCAGCTTTTTTGTGCCAGAAAATTTTCCAGGATATGGCGAAATTGGAGTCATTAGTGTAACAGATGCTGATGCTGGGAGGAATGGATGGGTAGCCCTCTCGGTAATGAACCAGAGTGACATTTTCGTCATAGATACAGGCAAGGGTATGTTGAGAGCTAAAGTCTCTTTAGACAGAGAACAGCAAAGTTCTTACACTCTGTGGGTGGAGGCTGTCGATGGGGGTGAGCCTGCTCTTTCCTCTACCACAAAAATCACAATTCTTCTTCTGGACATCAATGATAACCCTCCTCTTGTTTTATTTCCTCAATCAAACATGTCTTATTTGCTGGTCCTACCTTCTACTCTCCCTGGCTCACCAGTAACAGAAGTCTATGCAGTTGACAAAGATACAGGCATGAATGCTGTCATAGCTTATAGCATCATAGGGAGAAGAGGTCCCAGGCCTGAGTCCTTCAGAATTGACCCCAAGACTGGCAACATCACTCTGGAGGAAGCCTTGCTGCAGACAGATTATGGGTTGCATCGCTTACTGGTGAAAGTGAGTGATCACGGATACCCCGAACCTCTCCATTCCACAGTCATGGTGAACTTATTTGTCAATGACACTGTCAGTAATGAGAGCTACATTGAGAGCCTTTTGAGAAAGGAGCCAGAAATtaatatagaagagaaagaaccaCAAATCTCAATAGAGCCAACTCATAGGAAGGTAGAATCTATGTCCTGTATGCCCACATTGGTAGCTCTGTCTGTCATAAGCTTGGGTTCCATCACACTAGTTACAGGGATGGGAATATACATCTGCTTACGGAAAGGTAAAAAGCATCACAGGGAAGACGATAATTTGGAAGTACAGATTCCACTGAAACGAAAGATCGACTTGTGTACGAGAGAGAGAAAACCAGTGGATATTTCTAACATTTGA